DNA from Campylobacter concisus:
AGAAAACATGAAAAGACGAGACTTTTTAAAGCTTGGTGCCTTAAGCGCAGCAAGCCTTCAAGCAAAAGAACTTGACGGAGCAGCTCAGGCACTTTTTGACAAGCAAAGTGGCCTAAGTGCAAACAAATTTGGCCCATTTTATGTAAAAACTATCGCAGGTCGTGTGGTAGAGACTGAGCCATTTGAGGGCGATGCGTGCCCAAATGAGCTAAACAACGCACTTCTTGATCATATCCAAAACGAAAGCCGTGTAAAATATCCATTTGTTAGAAAGAGCTTTTTGGCTGACCCAAACAACCCAAAGCCAGAGCTTCGCGGCAAAGAGGAGTTCGTGCGCGTTAGCTGGGATGAGGCGATAAAGCTAAGTGCGAAAATTTTAAAAGAAAATTTCGATAAATACGGCTCTGAAGCGATATACGGACAAGTTTATCAGTGGGGTAGCCTTGGCAAAGTTGGCCACAGCCAAAAGACCGCAAAGAGGCTACTTAACGTGCTTGGCGGATATGTAAATGAGCTTGGCGGCTACTCGTACGGCGCAGCAACTGTCATCATGCCTCACATCACAGGCTCGATCGACCCGACGCTCGCGCCAACAAAGTGGGAGGCTATCTTAAAAAATGCCAAAACGATTGTATTTTGGGGCACAAACCCAGTCGTTTCAAACAAGATCGCCATTGGCGTGCCGCTTCACAACTCATATAAATACTACGACGAGATCAGAAAAAAAGGCGAGAGCGGCGAGATGAAAATTTATAGCGTGGACGTTTATCACAATGAAAGCGCAAGATATTTTGGCGCAAAGTACCTTGAAGTCGTGCCTTGCACCGATACGGCGATGATGATAGGTATGTGCAACTACCTTTTTGAAAAGGGGCTTTACAGCAAAGAATTTATAGAAAAATACACCGTTGGCTTTGATAAATTTAAAGAGTACATGCTTGGCACAAAAGACGGGGTCAATAAAAACCTAGCTTGGGCAAGCAAAATTTGTGGCGTGATCGAGCAAAAACTGGCGAAATTTAGCGAGGATCTAGCCAAAAACGACTCAGTTATAGTTAGTGGCTACGCCATACAAAGGCAAGATCACGGTGAGATGGCGTATTGGGCGCTTGTGACGCTAAATGCGATGCTTGGACACATCGGCAAAGAGGGTTGTGGCTTTGTCACAAATGACGGAATGCACAAAAATGCTGATGAAAGCTTCATAGCGCCTAAACTAGCGGCTTTTGAGACGAAAGTGCCACAAAAATTTATTGATAGCGGGCTGGTGCCAAAGACTAAGGGCTACGAGCTGCCAAACTCAAGGCTCATAGACGCACTTTTAAGCCCTGGCAAAGAGATAACTAGAAATGGCAAGAGTTACAAGCTACCAAAGATCAGAGTGATGTTTAACGCCAATGGCTCGACATTTACAAGGCATCCAGAGACAAATAGAGCGATAAAAGCGATGCAAAAAGTGCAAGCGATCATCACTTGCGAGCCATTTTGGACGAGCACAGCCAAATTTAGCGACATCGTCCTGCCAGCTGCGCTTGAGTGCGAGCGAACAGACATCGAGTTGGCAAACTCAACAAGTGAGTATCTCTTTGCTATTAAGCCGCTTGTCACGCCATTTGGCGAGAGCAAGAGCGACTTCGAGATCGCAAGGCTCATCGCAAAAGAGTGGGGCAGGGAAGAGGCATTTAGCGAGGGCAAAAGCGAGCTAGAGTGGGTCAAGGAAATTTACGAAGATGCCGTTAAAAAGGCTGCTGGGCTTGGGTATGAGAGCATGCCAAGCTTTGATGAGTTTTGGCAGAAGGGATATTTTAGATTTGACAAGGTAGATGAGTCAAAACGCTACTTTACAAACTACAAGAAATTCCGTGATGACCCAGAGGCAAATCCGCTAAAAACGCCATCTGGAAAGATAGAAATTTACTCTGAAACGGTTGCTGGCTTTGGCTACGACGACTGCCCACCGCATGCGACGTGGCTTGAGCCGTTTGAGTGGCTGGGTGCGAAAAATAAAAAGTATCCTATCGCTATCAGCGGTGCGCACTCTAAATTTAGGCTTCACTCGCAGCTAAATAACTCTGTGCTTCGCCATTTTAACGAGATCGCAGAGCGCGAGCCAGTGCTCATAAACCCAAAAACAGCCGAAACTAGAGGGATAAAAATGGGCGATGTGGTGAAAATTTACAACGACAGGGGCGAAATTTTGTGCGGTGCATTTGTGACCGAGGACGTGCCACAAAACGTCGTCATCGTGAGCGAGGGCGCTTGGTACGACCCAGATGTGCCAGGCGAGAAGAGCCTTTGCTTGCACGGAAATTTAAACGTGCTCACAAAAGACGTGCCATCAAGCAAGATGAGCCAGAGCAACACCGCCCATACAAGCCTTGTCGAAGTCGAGAAATTTAAGGGCACGCCAAAGCGTGTCAGGGCGTTTGACGCACCAAAGATCGGCGCAAGAAAGGCCTAAAAGTAACACTTTGAAAATTTAAAGTGCTAAAAGCTATCCTTTTTTAAATAATTAGAGTTAAAATCTAAGAAAAAAGAAAGGATAGCTCATGAAAATCACCGAGATAGACACCCCAGCGCTACTCATAGACAGGGAGATAGTGCTAAAAAACTTAGAAAAAATGCAAAAATACGCTGATAAATTTAATGTAAGCTTAAGACCACATACCAAAACGCACAAGATGCCATACTTTGCGAAAATGCAAGTGGCTCACGGTGCAAAGGGCGTCACGGTGGCAAAGGTGGGCGAGGCTGAAGTGATGGCAAAAGAGGGGTTAAGCGACATTTTCATCGCAAATGAGATCGTCACAAGGCAGAAATTTGCTCGTATCATAGCCATGCAAAAAGCCGGCGTTAAAGTGAGCTTTGGCGTCGATAGCGTGGGCGTTTTAAGGCTCATTGATGAGGTATTTGGCGAGGCTAAAGAGGTGGCTGAGCTACTTGTCGAGATAGAGGTTGGCGAAAACCGCTCAGGTGTCATAGAAGAGGGCGATTTTAAGGCTTTGATGAGCGCTTTTGGGGAGTGTAAAAACGCGAAATTTTGCGGCGTTTTTTCGCATGATGGCCACTCATACAAGGCAAAAGATAAGCGTGAGTGCGAGCAAATTTTTAAAGTAGCGACCGAGAGAACGCTAAAATTTGCTGGTATCGCGCGAGAGTTTGGATATGAAAATTTTACCGTTAGCATCGGCTCGACGCCATCACTAATAAACGACTTTGAGATACCAAAAGGTTTCACTGAGCTTCGCCCTGGCACATATATATTTATGGATGCGTCGCAGGCAAATGCTTATGGCAGCTTTGATATGAACGCTGCTAGCGTGCTTAGCGTCGTGATCTCAAGGCCGACCGCGACCCGCACGATCCTTGATGCTGGGGCAAAGGCGCTAACTAAAGAGAGGCGCAGTGAGGGCTTTTGCACGACGCCTGGCATGGGGCTCATCGCAGAGCATGAAGTGTGGATAGATAGCCTGTTTGACGAGCATGCGATCATCTTAAACGAGAAATTTGCTAACAGCGTGCGTGTGGGCGATCTTGTACGCATCTATCCAAATCACATCTGTCCGGTGGTAAATCTATACGACTACGCCTATCTCGTAAATGGCGATGAGGTGTGCGAGAAAGTGCCTGTTTTGGCAAGGGGCAGGGTAGAGTAAAATTTAGTTGATATATCTGCGCATGCAGTGCGAAGCACTAAAGCATGCACCTCTAACGTCGTCTGGCTTTACTTCGACTTCGTCTCGTAACTGCAAAGCAGACAGGGGATTGTTAAGGGGGAAGGGAGCGACTTCGTAATTCAAGCCTCTTCCCCCTTAACAAAGAAGCAAAACTTTAAATTTATAAAAACTATTTTTGCGAATTTTAAAATTCCATTCGCTCGCAAGAATTGACTACTAAAATTTGGCTTCGCTTATCGCTTAGCTCAAATTTTAGAGCCGAAATTACTCGTTCATGAAATTTTAAAATTTGATAGACAGTCACTTAGCGCGGTTAATTTAATACCACCGAACTCCCTTTTAGCTTTTTTAGCTTTAAAATTTGCTCTTTTGGTTTTGCTTTTAGGCGTTCAAGCATCGCTATCCTTTGGGCGTAAATTTCATTAAATTCAGCCTTTATATCAAGCAAAGTTTTATTTAAAAAAGAGTTGTTTGAGCACATAAGATCGTCAAATTCATAAAGGCTAAAGGCATTTAGCATGCGATCAAAAACCTCTTTTGCGCTCGGGATGTAAAGTGGTGTGCCCATTTGCAGGTGCGAATTTAGCGAGTTTTCGATCTTTTGCTTTAGAAAATAAACCGCAAGCTTAAGCGCATTTTCGTAGTTTGATGCGACCTTTACGTCAAGCTTTTCAAAAAAGAGCGATATCTTTTGCGTAGCCTTAAATTTGGCATTTTCATACTCTCTTAAGAAGTTCTCATAGGTTCTGCCAGCGTAGGTGTTTATAGATTTTGTCTCGTAGTTTGAGGCAAACTCATCAAATGGATTAAAACTCTCGTAGCGAGATTTGTAAATAAAAAGCTCATCTTCTAAGCTTTTATAAAGCTCATCAAAAGCCGATATGATCTCGTTTTCAAGCTCTTTTAGATCTCTTTTGTAGCGTTTAAAAAATTTAGAAAAGACGATATCTTCATAGATGAGCTTTGAAAAGACCTCGTCCGTATCAAGGCTCATCATCTCAAAGTTCTCACGCTTATAAATTTCTTTGTTTAAAAGCGTCTTTGCTGGGTTAAATTTTGTCCTAGAAAATGGCTTAAGTAGCTTAAAAACCTCATCACTAGCAAGCTTTATAGCCTCGCTCATATCGCTATATCTCAGGGTGATTTTAGGCCTAAACTCCTCTTTTATAGCTTCTAGTTTTTCTTCAAGCGTGCCATTAAATTTATCCAAAATTTCACCAGCTGCACTATAAACTTTAAGGCGGTTTTCTTGCTCAGCTATTAAAAAATTTACTATCTTTTTCGCCCTTGCTTTTATGAAATTTTCTTTAAAGTTCACGTTTAAAAACGTCTCTTTTACCGCACTTAGTGCTTTAGCAAAATTTGAGCTTTCTAGCTCGCTCTTGTTTTCATTTGTGATGCCATTGAGCGCTTGCTTTGATGAGATGGCGATGATATCTTCAAAAAGCTCGCCATAAGTTTGCCTAGCATGCTTTAGCAGACTTTCAAGCTCGTCCTTGCTTAGCTTGTCCTTTTGGTTAATGAAACAAAGCGCCTTTAGGTCGTTTGTCTTTAAAATTTCTTCTACGCTTTCAAGCTCGCTAGCCTTTGCTGCGTTATTTGCAAGGCTTAGCCAGATCGCGCCGCAGACCTTTTTTAGCGTGTTTTTGGTCTCTTTTGTGTCGGCATCTCTTAGCGAGTTTAGCCCTGGAGTGTCGATGAAATTTACCTCTTTTAAAATTTCACTTGGCGCATAGAGCGTCATGCTTTTTATCTGCTCGCTCATAGCGTTTAGCTGGGCAAGCTCGCTGCTGGCTAGCAAGCTCTCGCTGCCGTTTTCAAATTTCACGCTAAGAAGCGGCATCTTTGCAAATTTTAGCCGCACAGCCTTTGCTGTTACAGGCGTTAGACCTGATGGCAAGATGTTTTGTCCAAGCAGAGCGTTTAAAAATGTTGATTTGCCACTTGAAAACTGCCCTATAACAGCGATGAGAGGTGGCTCATTTAGCGTGTCGATTAGTAAATTTAGGCTCTCTTTTATCTCATCGCTTGCGTGCAGGCTTGGATCATTTAGCTCATTTACCAGCCTTGCTAGCTCGCCCTTAAAGTCGCTTGTAAAAACCTTAAAATATCTCGCCTTATAGGCATTTATAAACTCGTTAAACATTTTCTAGCTCCCCTAAAAGCGAGCAAATTTCATCTTGCAGGGCACTTTGCTCTTTTAGTTTTAAAAGTGAGTTTTGATTTTGCGAGCTAAGATTTTCTAGCTCATGATCTAGCTCTTTTAGCCTCCTATCAAGCGTGGCTTTTTGTGCGGTTTCATAGGTTTTTATGAGATTTAAAAGGCAATTTTTTTCATGATCAGTTAAAATTTCACAAAATTGAGAGATATTTTTATCTTTAAGTAAGCCCTCTTTTAAGTCTAAAAGTGCGTCACTTGCATCATTTGAAATTTTAGCTCTAAATGCAGCTAAAAGTTCCTTAAATTCAAGCTTTACGCCCATTTGCTCTAAAAAGTCATTGATGTTAAAAACCTCGTCTTTGCTCATCACATAATCATCAAAATTTAAAGCGATGTTTTGCTCGCAAGCCTTTGTTTGCACCAAAGTCTCGTTTCTAGCTTCTCTCATAAGTGCCATCACACCGTCACGAAGCGTCGTTTTTGCTATTTGCTCTAGTCGCTCTAAATTTAAGCTTTGCTTTTTACTTTTGCAGTAGGCTATCTCACTTTTTACCTTGTCATTTAGATTTTGCAAAAGCGTCTCAAGCCCCATTTTATAGATATTTTTGGTGTTGCTACTTTCAAGTTTTGCAAGCTCATTTTGAGTTAGACTTTCAAGTTTGGATAAATTTTCATTAAGTGTGTTTTTGACGTTTGCCTGCTCATTTTGAAGCTTTTTAAGCTCCACTTCATAAGCTTTGAGCGACAAAATTTCAGCCTTAGTAGCTTCAAGCTTGCTATTTAGGATATTTTTTAGCTCCTTTTGATACGAGCTTAAGATAAGGGCTGATTTTTTAGAGTTTTTACCAAAGAGAACCTCGTAAAGATAGTCTTTAAACTCCTCTACACCGCTATTTACAGCGCCTTCTAAGTAGCTTTTTGCACTAAGCGCAAAATAATCAATCTCCACGCCATTTATCCGCTCGCCGATCGCTTTTTTAGTGTAGTTTAGCGTCTCGTTTAGCTCTTTGGCACTTAGCTCATCAGCGTGAGTTAGCACCACGGCAAGCCTTACGATATGCGAGTTTTCAAGGCATTTTTTCAAAAATAGCGCGTCCTTTTGTGTGGCACTTTGTGAGGCGTTCATCAGGTGAGCTAAAAGGTCGCACTTTTTCATAAAATTTGTAGTGATCTGCTCTCTTAAAACCACCGCGTCATCGATGCCTGGTGTGTCTATGATGCAAACATTGTCATTTAAAAGCTCCAAGTCGTCATAAAGCTCGACACTTTTTACAAGATTTGCTGTTTTTGAGCTTGAAGAGGTGTAGTTTTTTATCTCGTCTATGCCGATATCTACGCTTTTGCTTGGTAAATTTTCGCTTGGTATGCCAAGCGCTAAAAGCTCATCTAAGGTATAAAAATTTACCCTTGCAAAGCTATCTTTGGAGTATTTTAAAATGGTTAAATTTATCGTTTCTGGCACGTTTGAAGCGCCAAGGACGGATTTGTTTAAAAGGGCATTTAAAAGGGTTGATTTGCCAGAGTTTATGACGCCACTTGCAGCTATGTTAAAAAGCGTTTCGTTTGATCTTTTTTTGGCTGCCACAAGCGCCTCTAAAAATGTTTTTTCATTATCAAGCAAGCTTGCTTTTTCGTTTATCTCGTTTAAAAAGTCTAGGTTTTTATGGAAGTGATCTTTTGGCTTTATATGAGAAATTTTAGCCTCATTAGCACCTTTGTTTTTGCTTATGATCTTTTCTAAAAAGCCAAATTTCTCATCATCTATGATCTTTTCATCACGCAATATTTCTAGGTATTTTAATATCTCATCGCTTGAAATTTTAGCCTCATTTAGCGCTTTAAGAGTCGCAAGCTGCGCACTTTGTATGCTAAATATATCAAGCTCAACCTTAAGCCTTTTTAACACCGCTCTAAACTCATCAAGCGCCATAAACTGATCTAAATTTTTCTCGTCGCAAACTAGAAGAAGAGCTAGCAGATCTGGGTAAAATGGCACGCTAGCAGCAGCATTTGTATAAATTTTATTTGCACGCCAAGCCTGTTTTAAAAACTCATCCATAAAGACTCTTTTTGTTGATATTTTGGGATTTTATTAAATTTTTACTTATGAAGCTATCAAAGAAGAGTTACGAGCTTTAGTAGATGGTAAAATATAATTTTAACTTCTCAAAATAACAAATTTGCTCTTATCAAAATGAGTAAGAGCATGCTTTTAAAATGTAATACTTTTAAACTTAAATATATTTATTTTAGTATCAAAATTTATCTTGCGTAAAACATCGCCACCAAACCGCGGTTTATATCTTTTGTATCGCCGTCATCTATCTTTGTAACCTTTGAGATATTAACACTTTTATCGCTATTTATCGTGAAGGTAAGCTCAATAACTCTCTCATTTATCTTTTTAGTATTTTCACCAAAATAGATCACTTCTGGCTCTTTTTGCGAGTAGTAGGCGGCATATTTGCTTTGAGCTACGACGTTGTCAAAGACCCATTTTTGCTTGATATCTAAAATTTGAGCAAGCTCATTTTTAAACTCAAGATCACAGCTAACAGAGGCTATGTAGCTAGCGCTTTCTTTCGTCGGATCAAATTTACAGTGCTTGTTCGCGATAGATAAAATAGTCTCTTTGTCTATGCTTTTGCCGTTCTTTAATATGCTATTTGCGCTATCAAGTGCTAGCTCCAAGCTGTTATCAACTTTTTTTTGCTGAGCAGCCTTGGCATTATTTAGAGCTTTTATGTAGCCATTATTTTTTCTTTTAAACTCATCTTCAAGTACATTTTTCCCCACTACGCAGCTTACTTTAACCACTTTCTTTCCATCACTACTAATGTCTTGCCACTGAGTACTTGAGCAACCTTTAAAGCTATCTATCGCCGAGCCTATTGTTATTGATTTATTACCTTTTAAAATATAGTTTTTAACAATGCCTATATTGCTTTCCTTGCAGCCCACTAATAATAAAAGTGCGCTAAATCCTAGAAATAGAGCCTTTTTCATCATTTTACCTTTTTGTAAATCTGACAAAATAGTACCAAACTAAAGTTTAAATTATTATGATTTTATTAAAATAAATTACATAAATATAATTTATTAAAATAGTTTTAGCGGTCAATTCTTACCAATAGTGAAAGTTTTAAAATTTGCAAACACGGCTTGATTGAATTTAAAAATTTGTTTTATCATAATTCAAAATAAATTTTACGAAACCAGCTTAGGTTTAGAAATTTAGCTCAATTATCTTTTGTAAAATTTTGATATTTTCTTTGATGTTGCCATCTTTGTATATCGCTGAGATGATAGCGATGAGATCAGGTTTGACGTGTGAGAGCGAGCCGATATTTCTCTCATTTATACCGCCTATGACGCAAACTGGTAGGTTTAAAATTTGCTTTGCCTCTTTAACCACTTCGAGATCACATTTTGTAGCATTTGGCTTTGTGGGACTTACAAAAACAGAGCCAAAAGCAACGTAGCTAGCCCCGTTTTTAGCGGCATTTATGGCTAAGCTTATATCGTTATAGCAGCTAACGCCCACATATGCGTCCTTACCTAAAATCTCAAACGCCTCTTTTATGCCCTCGTCCTCTTTACCTAGATGAACGGCCTTAGCGCCTATCTTTTTAGCAAATTTGACATCGTCATTTACGATAAATTTCGTGCCAAATTTCTCACATAAATTTAAAATTTCACTTGCAAGTCTTTCGTTTTTGACCGCTTTTTTTGACCTAAACTGAAAAAATTTAACCCCACACTCTAAAATTTCTCTAGTGTACTCCAAAGCCAAATTTTCAGGCATTAGCAAGTCATCACTTATAGCGTAAATTTCAGCCATTAAACCCTGCTTTATGGTCTATAAGCCGTGCGCCAAATTTACTTTTATGAGCATTTTTTATCCCATTTGCCACAAATTTTTTAGCCATTTTTATGGCGCTTACTAGATCGTTTTGTTGCGCTAAAATGGCCGCTAGCGAGCTTGAGAAGCTACAACCAGCGCCGTGCATCACTCTAGGCTCAAAAAGCTCCTCGCTAAATTTCACCACTTCGCCGCCTTTTAGATAGAGCGTATCCTCGCAAATTTCATCGACTTTTGTTCGCTTTAGCACCATATCGCAAGGCAAATTTGCAAAGTCAATACTCAAAATCCTAGCCTCATCCACATTTGGCGTGGCGACACTTGCGAGCTTTAGTAGCTCTTTTAGCGCTTCGATCGCTGCGTCTTCAAGCAGTTTTGCCCCTGATTTTGCCACGCAAACTGGGTCTATGACAACTGGCACATTTTTAGCTCTTAACTCCTTTAAAAACGCGCTTACAACGGCTATTATCTCCTCGTTAAAGAGCATACCAACCTTCACAGCGTCTATGTCAAGCTCAGCTAGCACCATCTCAAACTGAGCTTTTACCATCTTTGCTGGCATCGCAAGCACGCTGCTAACGCCATTTGTATTTTGCGCGGTCACGGCTGTGATGACGCTTGCACTAAAGCAACCAAACGCCTCGCAGCTTTTTATATCCGCCTGCACTCCTGCACCGCCGACGCTGTCGCTTCCAGCAACTATCAAAACATTTTTCTTACTCACCGACACACCCACTTATCTCTTTTACGTCAAAAGGGTCTTTGACCTGCCACGAAAGTGCGTATTTCTCGATACTTTTCTTGATCGCACTCACCAAATAATCAATATCCTCAAAGGTATGCGTATAGTGCAGGCTGACCCTCACCCAGCCTGGCTTGTGGGTGAAGCTTGGATCCTCTTTTAGCCCCAAAAGATCATGCCCGTATGAGCCTGCGCACGAACAGCCAGCACGTGTTTGTATGCCATACTCTTTGCTTAAAATTTTTGAAAGCTCGTATGGGGCTACGTTTTTTACATTAAATGAAAAAATGGCAAGGCGCTTTAAATTTGGCGGGCAGTAGCTTATAAGCTCTGGGATTTCTCTTAGCCTTTGGCAAAGATAGTCGCTAAGCTCGCTCTCGTTTTCATAAATGGTAGCAAGCCCTATCTCTTCTCTTAGTCTGTAGGCTAAATTTGCACGTATAAGCCCCAAAATAGGCGGTGTGCCAGCCTCCTCAAGTGCCTCTTGATCCTTTAAAAATATATGGTAGTTTTTGCTCACATAGCTTACCGTGCCACCGCCTGCAAAGCTTGGCACATCGTCATTTGCTAGCACTTTTTTGATGGCCAGTAGCCCACAACTGCCAACTCCGCCAAGAAGCTTATGCGGCGAGATAAAAAGAGCGTCAAAGTAGTCGCAGTCTAAATTTGCATATGCACTAAGGCTCGCCACATCAAATGCCACGATACCGCCAAATTTCTTCACCATCGTATAAATTTGCTTGTAGTCGCTTATGACGCCTGTAACGTTTGAGGCTGCGCTAAAGCTAGCGATGATCTCACGTCCTTGGTTTATCTTTAAAATTTGCTCCAAATGCCCGAAATTTATACCGCCATCTTTTGCGAGCCTTATGCGCTCGACCTCGCAAAGCGCCTCTTTAAAGCTAATCTCATTTGAGTGGTGCTCATAAGGGCCAAGTATGACTAACGGCGAGTCGTTGTTTGGCTTTAGATCAAACCTTCTTTTAGCAGCTGGAGGCACGTAAAGCCCCAAAAGCTCCTGAAATTTCTTGATCGCACCAGTGGCACCGTATCCAGTGGCTATGAGATAAAACCTATCATCAAGCCCAAGCGCGCGCTTTAGCTCGCTTCTAGCGTTATCATATAAAAGCTGCGTTTTATAGGCGTTTGAGGATGTTAGCGAGTGGGTGTTGGCGTAGGTTTTTAAGATATCAGCGACCTCGTCTTCGATAGGCTTATACGCAAGTCCTGAGGCGGTGTAGTCGAAATAATGTATCCCTTTTTTTAAAATAATATCTCTTCTAATGTGCTCTAAATTTACCAACTTTAGCCTTTTAGTTTTTGCGTGATTATAATTAAAATTTTCTAAAAATATGCTACAATCCGCCACACAAAGGATACGAAATTTTAGCCATAAAATCGACATTTGAGCGGATGAAACACCTTGGTATTGCTGAAGTTATAAAATTTCATCTGGTTTTTGATGACTTTTTATTAAAGGGCTCATACTACGATGTTTTTGAGGCGATTAGGGCTGAAATTTTAGATGATTATAAAAATTTGATGGCTAGGTTTTACTTTGACGAGGACAGCGACGAGGCCATCAAAATGGCTCTTATTAAGCTTGCTAGAAGCGACAGGAAGAAATTTAGCGTAAATAAAATTTTGCCCCAAAGCATGACAAATAGGGTCTATGCAAAGCTTTTTAGCAAGGATTTTTTAGTGCTTGAAAAGAGCCAAGAAAAGCCACGAGTAAAAAACAAACGCCAAATTTTAAAAAAGAGCGAGCGAGCTTATAAGATAGAGGATAAAATTCATTTTAATAGCCATTTTTCAAGGTTTTGGTTTAGATTTATCGAGCCAAATTTAAGCCTTTTAAAAGAGGGTAGGAGTGAAGAAATTTTAGAGCTTATAAGAAGAGAATTTGACGAGTACGCAAGCCTTGGATTTGAGCTTTTAAGCGGCGAGCTAATGGCTAAAAAGCTTGGATTTAACGGCATTTTGCTAAGCTCATTTTGGAGCAAAAACATTGAGCTTGACATGCTTTTTAGCATAAATGGCAAGATAATAGTCGGCGAAGCAAAGTACAAAGAGCGAAAAATTTGCAAAAATGTCTTAAATTTAGTCCTTCACAAGTGCGAAAGGCTAGGCATAAAGCCTGATATCGTGGCGCTTTTTTCAAAAAGTGGCTTTAGCAACGAGCTTTTGGGCTTAAAAGATGAGCGGCTTAGGCTTTATGAGATAAAAGATTATGAGGAGTTGCTGTGAGTGATATCGATATACAAAATGGCCTAAAAAGCCTGATAGAGCAGACCTATCTGATAGAGCGTGAGTATAAAAATTTGACCGCTTCTTATATGAGCTTGCAAGGTTTTATAAAAGATATCGTGGAAATTTTGCCAAATGCCATTTGGGTGCTTGATGAAAGTGATGAAATTTTCTTGCAAAACTCAGAGGCGCAAAAGCTTGGCAAAGCGTTAAATTTCATCCCAAAAGATGAGGGCGAGCTAAATTTTGGCTCACAAATTTATCTTGTAAAAAAGGTGGTCAAAGATGATAAAAAGATCATCTCGGCTACCGACATAACGCAGGAAAAACGCACCGAGCGCTTAGCCTCGATGGGTCAAGTAGCAGCGCACCTAGCTCACGAGATAAGAAACCCCATAGGCTCTATCTCGCTTCTAAATTCCACCCTTTTAAAAAGGGCTGAGCCAAAAATTTTACCTATCGTCGAGCAGATACAAAAGGGAATTTGGCGGGTTGAGCGCATCATCAAAGCCACACTTCTTTTTACAAAAGGGCTTAGCATCACGCCAAAGGAATTTAACTTTTTAGATATCAAAAGCGAGTGCGAGGAGGCGCTTAAATTTTATGAGTATTCAAAAGATATAACTTTTGAGCTAAATTTCCCTGACGCCCTTTATAGTGGCGACTTTGACCTCATCGCGATGGTCTTTCAAAACATTTTATTTAACGCCATAGACGCCATCGAAGAGGACGAAAACGACGAAGGTGTGGTGAGACTAAGCTACGAAAAGACACCAAATGAACATAAATTTATAGTCTATGACAGTGGTGTCTCTATAAAAAATGAAAACATAGTCTTTGAGCCATTTAAGACGAGCAAACTAAAGGGCAATGGCCTGGGGCTGCATCTTTGCCTGCAGATAATAGAAGCGCACAAGGGCAGCATAGAGATAACCCTTGAGCCAAAGACATTTTGTATAAATTTACCTATAAAGGAGAAGTGATGAGTGAAATTTTAGATGAGCTAAATGCGTGGCAAAATGGCCTAGAGGCGCTTAAATTTAGTGAAATTTTTAAAAATGGCAGC
Protein-coding regions in this window:
- a CDS encoding D-TA family PLP-dependent enzyme, which gives rise to MKITEIDTPALLIDREIVLKNLEKMQKYADKFNVSLRPHTKTHKMPYFAKMQVAHGAKGVTVAKVGEAEVMAKEGLSDIFIANEIVTRQKFARIIAMQKAGVKVSFGVDSVGVLRLIDEVFGEAKEVAELLVEIEVGENRSGVIEEGDFKALMSAFGECKNAKFCGVFSHDGHSYKAKDKRECEQIFKVATERTLKFAGIAREFGYENFTVSIGSTPSLINDFEIPKGFTELRPGTYIFMDASQANAYGSFDMNAASVLSVVISRPTATRTILDAGAKALTKERRSEGFCTTPGMGLIAEHEVWIDSLFDEHAIILNEKFANSVRVGDLVRIYPNHICPVVNLYDYAYLVNGDEVCEKVPVLARGRVE
- a CDS encoding molybdopterin-dependent oxidoreductase translates to MKRRDFLKLGALSAASLQAKELDGAAQALFDKQSGLSANKFGPFYVKTIAGRVVETEPFEGDACPNELNNALLDHIQNESRVKYPFVRKSFLADPNNPKPELRGKEEFVRVSWDEAIKLSAKILKENFDKYGSEAIYGQVYQWGSLGKVGHSQKTAKRLLNVLGGYVNELGGYSYGAATVIMPHITGSIDPTLAPTKWEAILKNAKTIVFWGTNPVVSNKIAIGVPLHNSYKYYDEIRKKGESGEMKIYSVDVYHNESARYFGAKYLEVVPCTDTAMMIGMCNYLFEKGLYSKEFIEKYTVGFDKFKEYMLGTKDGVNKNLAWASKICGVIEQKLAKFSEDLAKNDSVIVSGYAIQRQDHGEMAYWALVTLNAMLGHIGKEGCGFVTNDGMHKNADESFIAPKLAAFETKVPQKFIDSGLVPKTKGYELPNSRLIDALLSPGKEITRNGKSYKLPKIRVMFNANGSTFTRHPETNRAIKAMQKVQAIITCEPFWTSTAKFSDIVLPAALECERTDIELANSTSEYLFAIKPLVTPFGESKSDFEIARLIAKEWGREEAFSEGKSELEWVKEIYEDAVKKAAGLGYESMPSFDEFWQKGYFRFDKVDESKRYFTNYKKFRDDPEANPLKTPSGKIEIYSETVAGFGYDDCPPHATWLEPFEWLGAKNKKYPIAISGAHSKFRLHSQLNNSVLRHFNEIAEREPVLINPKTAETRGIKMGDVVKIYNDRGEILCGAFVTEDVPQNVVIVSEGAWYDPDVPGEKSLCLHGNLNVLTKDVPSSKMSQSNTAHTSLVEVEKFKGTPKRVRAFDAPKIGARKA
- a CDS encoding dynamin family protein; this encodes MFNEFINAYKARYFKVFTSDFKGELARLVNELNDPSLHASDEIKESLNLLIDTLNEPPLIAVIGQFSSGKSTFLNALLGQNILPSGLTPVTAKAVRLKFAKMPLLSVKFENGSESLLASSELAQLNAMSEQIKSMTLYAPSEILKEVNFIDTPGLNSLRDADTKETKNTLKKVCGAIWLSLANNAAKASELESVEEILKTNDLKALCFINQKDKLSKDELESLLKHARQTYGELFEDIIAISSKQALNGITNENKSELESSNFAKALSAVKETFLNVNFKENFIKARAKKIVNFLIAEQENRLKVYSAAGEILDKFNGTLEEKLEAIKEEFRPKITLRYSDMSEAIKLASDEVFKLLKPFSRTKFNPAKTLLNKEIYKRENFEMMSLDTDEVFSKLIYEDIVFSKFFKRYKRDLKELENEIISAFDELYKSLEDELFIYKSRYESFNPFDEFASNYETKSINTYAGRTYENFLREYENAKFKATQKISLFFEKLDVKVASNYENALKLAVYFLKQKIENSLNSHLQMGTPLYIPSAKEVFDRMLNAFSLYEFDDLMCSNNSFLNKTLLDIKAEFNEIYAQRIAMLERLKAKPKEQILKLKKLKGSSVVLN